A section of the Pseudomonas lini genome encodes:
- the metW gene encoding methionine biosynthesis protein MetW, whose protein sequence is MRADLEIIQEWIPAGSRVLDLGCGDGELLTWLRDHKQVTGYGLENDPDNIAECVAKGINVIEQDLDKGLGNFASNSFDIVVMTQALQAVHYPDKILDEMLRVGRQCIITFPNFGHWRCRWYLASKGRMPVSDFLPYTWYNTPNIHFCTFEDFEALCREREAKVIDRLAVDQQHRHGWASKLWPNLLGEIGIYRVSSPGLPDHKVAV, encoded by the coding sequence ATGAGAGCCGATCTGGAAATCATCCAGGAATGGATCCCCGCCGGCAGCCGCGTGCTCGACCTCGGTTGCGGTGACGGCGAGCTGCTGACCTGGCTGCGTGACCACAAACAGGTCACCGGCTATGGCCTGGAAAACGACCCGGACAATATTGCCGAGTGCGTGGCCAAGGGCATCAACGTCATCGAGCAGGACCTGGACAAGGGCCTGGGCAACTTCGCCAGCAACAGCTTCGACATCGTGGTCATGACCCAAGCCCTGCAAGCTGTGCACTACCCGGACAAGATCCTCGACGAAATGCTGCGGGTCGGTCGCCAGTGCATCATCACCTTCCCCAATTTCGGTCACTGGCGCTGCCGCTGGTACCTGGCGAGCAAGGGCCGGATGCCGGTCTCCGATTTTCTGCCATACACCTGGTACAACACGCCGAACATCCACTTTTGCACCTTCGAAGACTTCGAAGCGCTGTGTCGCGAACGTGAAGCCAAGGTCATTGATCGGCTTGCCGTGGATCAACAGCATCGGCATGGGTGGGCCAGTAAGCTATGGCCTAATCTGTTAGGTGAGATCGGTATCTATCGCGTCAGCAGCCCCGGTCTGCCGGACCACAAGGTCGCGGTCTGA
- a CDS encoding DUF4426 domain-containing protein, whose amino-acid sequence MGRLALFLLTACLSVTAMAADVIKGERKETFGDVTVHYNTFNSTFLTPEIAKAAELTRSKNQGVINVSILKEGKPQTAQVSGTVKDLTSQSIPLKFKQITETGAVYYIAQFPVDQQEIRTFDIKVQTGDKTNTISFQQELFPGQ is encoded by the coding sequence ATGGGTCGTCTAGCGCTGTTTTTACTTACTGCCTGCCTGAGCGTCACCGCCATGGCCGCCGATGTTATCAAGGGCGAGCGCAAGGAAACCTTTGGCGATGTGACGGTGCACTACAACACCTTCAACTCCACCTTCCTGACGCCGGAGATCGCCAAAGCGGCCGAGCTGACCCGCAGCAAGAATCAGGGCGTGATCAACGTCTCGATACTCAAGGAAGGTAAACCACAGACGGCTCAGGTCAGCGGCACGGTCAAAGACCTGACCAGCCAAAGCATCCCGCTGAAGTTCAAACAGATCACCGAAACAGGCGCGGTATACTACATCGCCCAGTTCCCGGTGGATCAGCAGGAAATCCGCACCTTTGACATCAAGGTGCAGACCGGTGACAAAACCAACACCATCAGTTTTCAACAAGAGCTTTTCCCCGGCCAATGA
- the rdgB gene encoding RdgB/HAM1 family non-canonical purine NTP pyrophosphatase produces the protein MMNFTQLVLASHNAGKLKELQAMLGESVHLRSIGEFSSVEPEETGLSFVENAILKARNASRISGLPALADDSGLAVDFLGGAPGIYSARYADGKGDAANNAKLLDVLTDVPEAERGAQFVCVLALVRHADDPLPILCEGLWHGRILTQASGEHGFGYDPLFWVPERECSSAELSPSDKNQISHRARAMDLLRQRLGLK, from the coding sequence ATGATGAATTTCACCCAACTCGTACTGGCCAGCCATAACGCCGGCAAACTCAAGGAACTCCAGGCCATGCTCGGCGAATCGGTGCACTTGCGCTCGATCGGCGAGTTCAGCAGCGTCGAGCCTGAAGAAACCGGCCTGTCGTTCGTCGAGAACGCCATTCTCAAGGCCCGCAATGCCTCGCGCATCTCCGGCCTGCCAGCACTGGCCGACGATTCGGGGTTGGCAGTGGATTTCCTCGGCGGTGCGCCGGGTATCTACTCGGCGCGTTATGCCGACGGCAAGGGCGATGCGGCGAACAACGCCAAACTGCTCGACGTCTTGACAGACGTGCCCGAAGCCGAGCGCGGCGCGCAGTTCGTCTGCGTGCTGGCATTGGTGCGGCATGCCGACGATCCGTTGCCGATCCTCTGCGAAGGCCTGTGGCATGGGCGCATCCTCACCCAGGCCAGCGGGGAGCATGGTTTTGGCTACGATCCGCTGTTCTGGGTGCCGGAGCGCGAGTGCTCCAGCGCCGAATTGAGCCCGAGCGACAAGAACCAGATCAGCCACCGCGCCCGTGCAATGGATCTGCTGCGCCAGCGTCTGGGCCTGAAATGA
- the hemW gene encoding radical SAM family heme chaperone HemW has product MTHDSSASPLIFGGAAQSPRAALPVLPPLALYIHIPWCVRKCPYCDFNSHTASPVLPEEEYVDALLADLDQDLHAVYGRELSSIFFGGGTPSLFSAEGLGRLLKGVEQRIPFASDIEITLEANPGTFEQEKFRAYRALGINRLSIGIQSFQEEKLKALGRIHNGDEAVRAAGMARQAGFDNFNLDLMHGLPDQSLDDALSDLRQAIALKPTHLSWYQLTLEPNTVFWNQPPTLPEDDTLWDIQEAGQALLAEHGYAQYEVSAYALPGRPARHNLNYWSFGDFIGIGAGAHGKLSHPDGRIVRTWKTRLPKDYLNPAKSFQAGEKTLTNEELPFEFLMNALRLTEGVEARLYPERTGLPLESLAEGRREAEQSGLLQVEPSRLAATLRGQLFLNDLLQNFLT; this is encoded by the coding sequence ATGACCCATGACTCGTCCGCGTCGCCGCTGATCTTCGGCGGCGCCGCCCAATCGCCTCGAGCGGCCCTGCCCGTGCTGCCGCCCCTGGCGCTGTACATCCACATCCCGTGGTGTGTACGCAAATGCCCTTATTGCGACTTCAACTCCCACACCGCCAGCCCGGTGCTGCCGGAAGAAGAATATGTCGACGCCTTGCTGGCCGACCTCGATCAAGACCTGCATGCGGTCTATGGTCGCGAACTGAGTTCGATCTTCTTCGGTGGCGGCACGCCGAGCCTGTTCAGCGCCGAGGGTCTGGGCCGTTTGCTCAAAGGTGTCGAGCAACGTATTCCGTTTGCCAGCGACATTGAAATCACCCTGGAAGCCAACCCCGGAACGTTCGAGCAGGAGAAATTCCGCGCCTACCGGGCGCTGGGCATCAATCGCCTGTCGATCGGCATCCAGAGCTTTCAGGAAGAGAAACTCAAGGCCCTGGGGCGGATTCACAACGGTGATGAAGCCGTGCGTGCCGCCGGCATGGCCCGTCAGGCCGGCTTCGACAACTTCAATCTGGACCTGATGCATGGTTTGCCCGATCAGTCCCTGGACGACGCCCTGAGCGATCTGCGCCAGGCCATTGCCCTGAAGCCGACGCACCTGTCCTGGTATCAACTGACGCTGGAACCGAACACGGTGTTCTGGAACCAGCCGCCGACGCTGCCCGAAGACGACACCCTGTGGGATATTCAGGAGGCCGGTCAGGCACTGTTGGCCGAACACGGTTACGCGCAATACGAAGTCTCGGCCTATGCCCTGCCCGGTCGCCCGGCGCGGCATAACCTCAATTACTGGAGTTTCGGCGACTTCATCGGCATCGGCGCTGGCGCCCACGGCAAGCTCAGCCATCCAGACGGGCGCATCGTGCGCACCTGGAAGACCCGCCTGCCGAAGGACTACCTCAACCCGGCCAAGAGCTTCCAGGCCGGCGAGAAAACCCTGACCAACGAAGAGCTGCCGTTCGAGTTCCTGATGAACGCCTTGCGCCTGACCGAGGGCGTCGAAGCGCGGTTGTATCCAGAGCGCACCGGGCTACCCCTGGAAAGCCTCGCCGAAGGCCGTCGAGAGGCCGAACAAAGTGGCTTGTTGCAGGTCGAACCGTCACGTCTGGCGGCCACGCTGCGCGGACAACTCTTTCTCAATGACTTGCTGCAGAATTTTCTGACATAA
- a CDS encoding DUF3392 domain-containing protein — translation MDLVLDLLATVSRWSRSNLSEISLALVGCLLVLFGADIKGWVDQRLGSIAGALRVPLMALLCMVGSGVALIYATPWIIKGLSQFNNYSLAPVLLVVLVLIGVVADRR, via the coding sequence ATGGATCTGGTACTCGACCTGCTCGCCACCGTGTCCCGCTGGAGCCGTAGCAACCTGTCGGAAATCTCTCTGGCACTGGTGGGCTGCTTGCTGGTGCTGTTTGGCGCCGACATCAAAGGCTGGGTCGACCAACGCCTGGGTAGCATCGCCGGCGCCTTGCGCGTCCCGCTGATGGCCCTGCTGTGCATGGTCGGCAGCGGCGTGGCGCTGATCTATGCGACGCCATGGATCATCAAAGGCCTGAGCCAGTTCAACAACTACAGCCTGGCGCCGGTGTTGTTGGTGGTGCTGGTATTGATTGGCGTCGTGGCAGACCGCCGCTGA
- the trmB gene encoding tRNA (guanosine(46)-N7)-methyltransferase TrmB, with translation MTESNDTPIQTEEGEERQHRRIKSFVMRAGRMTEGQQRGLDQGTPLFVLPLADAPVDFDQVFGRSALRSLEIGFGMGHSLLEMAAASPEQDFIGVEVHRPGVGALLNGVLTQGLTNLRVYDCDAIEVLNRCIADNSLDRLMLFFPDPWHKSRHHKRRIVQASFAELVRSKLKVGGVLHMATDWEPYAEYMLEVMNVAPGYRNVAEDGKCVPRPTERPITKFERRGERLGHGVWDLKFEKQS, from the coding sequence ATGACTGAATCAAACGACACGCCTATCCAGACGGAAGAAGGCGAAGAGCGCCAACACCGCCGCATCAAGAGTTTCGTGATGCGCGCCGGGCGCATGACCGAAGGCCAGCAGCGCGGTCTGGACCAAGGTACGCCGCTGTTCGTACTGCCTTTGGCCGATGCGCCGGTGGACTTCGACCAAGTGTTTGGCCGTTCGGCGCTGCGCTCGCTGGAAATCGGCTTCGGCATGGGCCATTCGCTGCTGGAAATGGCCGCGGCCTCGCCGGAGCAGGATTTCATTGGCGTTGAGGTTCACCGTCCGGGTGTCGGCGCGCTGCTTAATGGCGTGCTGACTCAGGGCCTGACCAACCTGCGTGTCTACGATTGCGATGCGATCGAAGTGCTCAACCGTTGCATCGCCGATAACAGCCTCGATCGCTTGATGCTGTTCTTCCCGGACCCGTGGCACAAGAGCCGTCACCACAAGCGTCGTATCGTTCAGGCATCGTTCGCTGAGCTGGTGCGCAGCAAGTTGAAAGTCGGCGGTGTGTTGCACATGGCCACCGATTGGGAACCGTACGCCGAGTACATGCTGGAAGTGATGAACGTCGCGCCGGGCTATCGTAACGTCGCCGAAGACGGCAAATGTGTCCCGCGCCCGACCGAACGCCCGATCACCAAGTTCGAACGCCGCGGCGAACGTCTTGGGCATGGCGTGTGGGATTTGAAGTTCGAAAAACAGTCTTAA
- a CDS encoding thiazole synthase: MSIVRSDKPFVLAGRTYQSRLLVGTGKYRDMEETRLAIEASGAEIVTFAVRRTNLGQNPGEPNLLEVLSPDRYTFLPNTAGCFDATEAVRTCRLARELLGGHNLVKLEVLADQKTLFPNVIETLKAAEVLVKEGFDVMVYTSDDPIIARQLAEIGCIAVMPLAGLIGTGLGICNPYNLQIILEEAKIPVLVDAGVGTASDATIAMELGCEAVLMNSAIAHAQQPIMMAEAMKHAIVAGRLAYLAGRMPKKLYASASSPLDGLIK, translated from the coding sequence ATGAGCATCGTTCGTAGCGACAAGCCCTTCGTCCTGGCCGGTCGTACTTACCAGTCACGTTTGCTGGTAGGTACTGGCAAGTACCGCGACATGGAAGAAACCCGCCTGGCCATCGAAGCCTCCGGCGCCGAGATCGTGACCTTCGCCGTGCGCCGCACCAACCTCGGCCAGAACCCGGGCGAACCGAACCTGCTCGAAGTCCTGTCGCCGGATCGCTACACCTTCTTGCCTAACACCGCCGGCTGCTTCGACGCTACCGAGGCCGTGCGCACCTGCCGCCTGGCCCGTGAGCTGCTCGGCGGCCACAACCTGGTGAAGCTGGAAGTGCTGGCGGACCAGAAAACCCTGTTCCCCAATGTGATCGAAACCCTCAAGGCCGCCGAAGTGCTGGTCAAGGAAGGTTTCGACGTGATGGTGTACACCAGCGATGACCCGATCATTGCCCGTCAACTGGCGGAAATCGGCTGCATCGCGGTGATGCCGCTGGCCGGTCTGATCGGCACAGGCTTGGGGATCTGCAACCCGTACAACCTGCAGATCATCCTCGAAGAAGCCAAGATCCCGGTGTTGGTGGATGCCGGTGTCGGCACCGCCTCCGACGCCACCATCGCCATGGAACTGGGTTGCGAAGCGGTGCTGATGAACTCGGCCATCGCCCATGCCCAGCAGCCGATCATGATGGCTGAAGCCATGAAACACGCCATCGTTGCAGGTCGCTTGGCCTACCTCGCCGGCCGCATGCCGAAAAAACTCTATGCCAGCGCCTCCTCGCCGCTGGATGGTCTGATCAAGTAA
- the thiS gene encoding sulfur carrier protein ThiS: protein MRIQLNGESLELPDGETVAALLTRLELTGRRVAVELNLDIVPRSQHTDTTLNDGDSVEVVHAIGGG from the coding sequence ATGCGCATTCAATTGAACGGCGAATCCCTTGAACTGCCCGACGGTGAAACCGTTGCGGCCCTGCTGACCCGTCTGGAATTGACCGGGCGCCGGGTGGCGGTCGAACTCAATCTGGATATCGTCCCGCGCAGTCAACATACCGACACCACGCTGAACGACGGCGATTCTGTCGAAGTCGTTCACGCCATCGGCGGCGGCTAG
- a CDS encoding DUF423 domain-containing protein, whose protein sequence is MLRGFLMLAAFFGFTGVALGAFAAHGLKSRLSAEYLAIFHTGVTYQLVHTLALLGVALLATQIPGRLITWAGASFAIGILLFSGSLYLLTITGISKLGIVTPFGGLAFLVGWVCLGLAAWRLS, encoded by the coding sequence ATGTTGCGTGGCTTCCTGATGCTGGCTGCTTTTTTCGGCTTCACCGGTGTTGCCTTGGGCGCCTTCGCCGCTCATGGCCTGAAAAGCCGCCTGAGCGCCGAGTACCTGGCGATTTTCCATACGGGTGTCACCTATCAACTGGTGCATACCTTGGCGCTGCTGGGTGTAGCGCTACTCGCCACGCAGATTCCCGGTCGACTGATTACTTGGGCCGGCGCATCATTTGCTATTGGCATTCTGTTGTTTTCCGGCAGCCTGTACCTGCTGACGATAACGGGCATCAGCAAGCTCGGGATCGTTACGCCCTTCGGTGGCCTGGCGTTCCTGGTCGGCTGGGTTTGCCTGGGACTTGCCGCCTGGCGGCTGAGCTGA
- the mtgA gene encoding monofunctional biosynthetic peptidoglycan transglycosylase — protein MLRLIFRRFTKALLWFAGGSVLLVLLFRVVPPPGTALMVERKIESWFDGEPIDVQRTWKPWDEISDDLKVAVIAGEDQKFPEHWGFDIGAIQAAFAHNERGGSIRGASTLSQQVSKNLFLWSGRSWLRKGLEVWFTGLIEVFWPKQRILEVYLNSVEWDEGVFGAEAAARHHFGVGARSISRQQASLLAAVLPNPRVWSASHPTSYVARRAGWIRQQMSQLGGDSYLLGLNDSRRAPWSQ, from the coding sequence ATGCTGCGTTTAATTTTCCGTCGCTTCACGAAGGCCCTGCTCTGGTTCGCGGGCGGTAGCGTATTGCTGGTGTTGCTGTTCCGGGTGGTGCCGCCACCGGGAACGGCGCTGATGGTCGAGCGCAAGATCGAATCCTGGTTCGATGGCGAACCCATCGACGTGCAACGCACCTGGAAACCCTGGGATGAAATCTCCGACGACCTGAAAGTCGCGGTGATTGCCGGTGAAGATCAGAAGTTTCCCGAGCATTGGGGCTTTGATATCGGCGCGATTCAGGCGGCGTTTGCGCATAACGAGCGCGGTGGCTCGATTCGCGGCGCCAGCACCCTGAGCCAGCAAGTGTCGAAGAACCTGTTTCTATGGTCTGGCCGCAGCTGGCTGCGCAAAGGCCTGGAGGTCTGGTTTACCGGGCTGATCGAGGTGTTCTGGCCCAAGCAGCGGATTCTTGAGGTGTACCTCAACAGTGTCGAGTGGGATGAAGGCGTTTTTGGCGCCGAAGCGGCGGCCCGGCATCACTTTGGTGTGGGCGCTCGCTCGATATCCCGACAGCAGGCGAGTCTGCTGGCCGCGGTACTGCCGAACCCGCGGGTGTGGAGCGCCAGCCATCCAACCTCTTACGTTGCAAGACGGGCCGGCTGGATTCGCCAGCAGATGAGTCAGCTGGGCGGGGACAGTTATCTGCTCGGGCTTAACGATTCGCGCCGGGCACCTTGGTCTCAATAG
- the rpoH gene encoding RNA polymerase sigma factor RpoH has protein sequence MTNSLQPAYALVPGANLEAYVHTVNSIPLLTPEQERELAESLYYEQDLGAARQMVLAHLRFVVHIARSYSGYGLAQADLIQEGNVGLMKAVKRFNPEMGVRLVSFAVHWIKAEIHEFILRNWRIVKVATTKAQRKLFFNLRSQKKRLAWLNNEEVHRVAESLGVEPREVREMESRLTGHDMAFDPAAEADDDSAFQSPANYLEDHRYDPARQLEDADWSDNSNHNLHEALEVLDDRSRDILYQRWLAEEKATLHDLAQKYNVSAERIRQLEKSAMNKLKLSIAA, from the coding sequence ATGACCAATTCTTTGCAGCCTGCATATGCTCTGGTCCCGGGTGCGAACCTGGAGGCCTATGTGCACACGGTGAACAGCATTCCATTGCTGACGCCGGAGCAGGAGCGTGAACTGGCCGAGAGTCTCTATTATGAGCAGGATTTGGGGGCGGCTCGGCAGATGGTGCTCGCCCACCTGCGTTTTGTCGTACACATTGCCCGTAGCTATTCCGGCTACGGCCTGGCCCAGGCTGACCTGATCCAGGAAGGCAACGTTGGCCTGATGAAAGCGGTCAAGCGTTTCAACCCGGAAATGGGTGTACGTCTGGTGTCCTTTGCGGTGCACTGGATCAAGGCGGAAATCCACGAGTTCATCCTGCGCAACTGGCGGATCGTGAAAGTCGCGACCACCAAGGCTCAGCGCAAGTTGTTCTTCAACCTGCGCAGCCAGAAGAAACGTCTGGCCTGGCTGAACAACGAGGAAGTCCATCGCGTGGCGGAAAGCCTCGGCGTAGAGCCGCGGGAAGTGCGCGAGATGGAAAGTCGCCTGACCGGCCATGACATGGCTTTCGACCCGGCTGCGGAAGCGGACGACGACAGCGCATTCCAGTCGCCGGCCAACTACCTGGAAGACCACCGGTACGATCCGGCCCGTCAACTGGAAGATGCTGACTGGAGCGACAACTCGAACCACAACCTGCACGAAGCGCTTGAAGTGCTGGACGACCGCAGCCGCGACATCCTCTACCAGCGCTGGCTGGCAGAAGAAAAAGCTACGCTGCACGACCTGGCGCAGAAGTACAACGTGTCGGCCGAGCGTATTCGCCAGCTCGAGAAGAGCGCGATGAACAAACTCAAGTTGTCGATCGCCGCATAA
- the ftsX gene encoding permease-like cell division protein FtsX, which translates to MSATRSPKVSERVAPKAADPQPQQQKKKRDDDDGPDFSTLFRAWVESHRASLLDSLRRLGKHPIGSFFTCMVMAVALSLPMGLSLLLSNVERLGGSWQRAAQISLYLQLDASPEQGESLREQIKGMPGVAEAEYVGRDQALEEFQQQSGLGEALKELPENPLPGVVLVTPNEVDKPALEALRQKLSELPKVQQAQLDLVWVERLAAILKLGDRFVFGLTVLLVSALLLVIGNTIRLHIENRRTEIEVIKLVGGTDSYVRRPFLYMGALYGFGAGILSWGVLAFGLNWLNDAVVGLSGLYGSDFALAGVPVADGLSLLLGAVLLGYIGAWIAVARHLRELAPK; encoded by the coding sequence ATGAGTGCAACACGTAGCCCCAAGGTTTCCGAGCGCGTGGCCCCGAAGGCCGCCGATCCGCAACCGCAGCAGCAGAAGAAAAAGCGCGACGATGACGATGGCCCGGATTTCTCTACGCTGTTCCGCGCCTGGGTCGAAAGCCATCGTGCCAGTCTGCTGGACAGCTTGCGCCGCTTGGGCAAACACCCGATCGGCAGCTTTTTCACCTGCATGGTGATGGCAGTTGCCCTCAGCTTGCCGATGGGTCTGTCACTTTTGCTAAGTAACGTCGAGCGTCTCGGCGGTTCCTGGCAACGTGCGGCGCAGATTTCCCTGTACCTGCAACTCGATGCCAGCCCTGAACAGGGCGAGTCGTTGCGTGAGCAGATCAAGGGCATGCCGGGCGTGGCCGAGGCCGAATACGTGGGTCGTGATCAGGCGCTGGAAGAGTTCCAACAACAGTCCGGCTTGGGCGAAGCGCTCAAGGAACTCCCGGAAAACCCGCTGCCGGGCGTGGTCCTGGTGACCCCGAACGAGGTCGACAAGCCCGCGCTTGAAGCATTGAGACAAAAACTTTCCGAATTACCGAAGGTACAACAGGCGCAACTTGATCTAGTCTGGGTCGAGCGTCTGGCAGCCATCCTCAAGCTGGGCGACCGATTTGTCTTCGGTCTGACCGTGCTTTTGGTTTCTGCATTACTTTTGGTGATAGGCAATACCATTCGTCTTCATATTGAAAACCGCCGCACAGAGATAGAAGTGATTAAACTCGTCGGCGGCACTGACAGCTATGTGCGCAGGCCCTTTCTGTATATGGGCGCGCTTTATGGCTTTGGTGCGGGGATTCTGTCCTGGGGTGTATTGGCGTTTGGCCTGAACTGGCTGAACGACGCGGTGGTTGGGCTGTCCGGTTTGTACGGCAGTGATTTCGCGCTGGCCGGAGTGCCAGTTGCCGACGGTCTATCGCTCTTGCTTGGCGCGGTGCTGTTGGGGTATATCGGTGCATGGATTGCAGTCGCACGCCACCTGCGGGAGCTTGCGCCAAAGTAA
- the ftsE gene encoding cell division ATP-binding protein FtsE: MIRFEQVGKRYPNGHVGLHELSFRVRRGEFLFVTGHSGAGKSTLLRLLLAMERPTTGKLLLAGQDLSTISNAQIPFLRRQIGVVFQNHQLLFDRTVFNNVALPLQILGLSKAEVAKRVDSALERVALSDKTDLYPGDLSTGQQQRVGIARAIVHRPALLLADEPTGNLDPRLAAEIMGVFEDINRLGTSVLIASHDLALIARMRHRMLTLQRGRLIGDGEAGV; this comes from the coding sequence ATGATTCGTTTCGAACAGGTCGGTAAACGCTACCCGAATGGTCACGTCGGCTTGCATGAGCTGAGCTTTCGAGTCCGTCGGGGCGAATTCTTGTTTGTCACCGGCCATTCCGGCGCCGGTAAAAGCACCTTGTTGCGGCTGCTTCTGGCCATGGAACGTCCGACCACCGGCAAATTGCTGTTGGCAGGGCAAGACCTGAGCACCATCAGCAATGCGCAGATTCCGTTCCTGCGCCGGCAAATCGGCGTGGTGTTCCAGAATCACCAGCTGCTGTTCGATCGCACGGTGTTCAACAACGTCGCATTGCCGTTGCAGATCCTTGGCCTGTCCAAGGCCGAAGTCGCCAAGCGCGTGGACTCGGCCCTGGAGCGCGTGGCGCTCTCGGACAAGACCGATCTCTACCCCGGCGACCTGTCCACCGGCCAGCAACAGCGCGTCGGCATTGCTCGCGCCATCGTTCACCGTCCGGCCTTGCTGCTGGCGGACGAACCGACCGGTAACCTCGACCCGCGTCTGGCGGCAGAAATCATGGGCGTGTTCGAAGACATCAACCGTCTGGGCACCAGTGTGCTGATCGCCAGTCACGACCTGGCACTGATTGCCCGCATGCGTCACCGCATGCTCACCCTGCAGCGTGGCCGATTGATCGGCGACGGGGAGGCTGGCGTATGA
- the ftsY gene encoding signal recognition particle-docking protein FtsY: MFGSNDDKKTPAAAGEKKSLFGWLRKKPQEPVVEQPQPLPEPTPTPVMEEVPAPIALPIAEPVLQSVVEPAPETVVVAPLPLTPAAEPWLTLPVAEEPVALVEDEQAAHITPPIPAPTAFAPEPVQTPVVEPVVEPVFVAEPTPVAPEPEVPVFVAPAPVAPIVQAPEPAPAPAPAPAPAPAPVIVPVVATSVAPVAPVETPVEPVRTEETKAGFFARLKQGLSKTSASIGEGMASLFLGKKIIDDELLEDIETRLLTADVGVEATSVIIQRLTQKVARKELADADALYKSLQAELAAMLKPVEQPLKITSQNKPFVILVVGVNGAGKTTTIGKLAKKLQLEGKKVMLAAGDTFRAAAVEQLQVWGERNKIPVIAQHTGADSASVIFDAVQAAKARGVDVLIADTAGRLHTKDNLMEELKKVRRVIGKLDADAPHEVLLVLDAGTGQNAINQAKQFNQTVELTGLALTKLDGTAKGGVIFALAKQFGLPIRYIGVGEGIDDLRTFEAEPFVQALFAERERS, translated from the coding sequence ATGTTTGGTTCCAACGACGACAAGAAGACCCCAGCTGCGGCTGGCGAGAAGAAAAGCCTGTTCGGATGGCTGCGCAAAAAGCCGCAGGAACCCGTTGTCGAACAGCCACAACCACTTCCTGAGCCAACACCGACGCCGGTCATGGAAGAAGTGCCCGCGCCGATTGCCCTGCCGATCGCCGAGCCGGTGCTGCAATCCGTGGTCGAGCCTGCGCCTGAAACCGTAGTCGTGGCCCCGTTGCCGCTGACGCCAGCCGCCGAGCCGTGGCTGACGTTGCCGGTGGCGGAAGAGCCGGTGGCATTGGTCGAAGATGAGCAAGCAGCGCACATCACTCCGCCGATTCCGGCCCCGACCGCGTTTGCTCCTGAGCCGGTTCAGACGCCAGTGGTTGAGCCGGTCGTTGAACCTGTGTTCGTGGCTGAGCCTACGCCGGTTGCTCCAGAGCCTGAAGTGCCGGTATTTGTTGCTCCTGCTCCGGTTGCTCCGATTGTTCAAGCGCCAGAGCCTGCACCTGCACCTGCACCTGCACCTGCACCTGCACCTGCACCGGTCATCGTTCCTGTTGTCGCCACGTCCGTTGCTCCCGTTGCTCCTGTTGAAACGCCGGTCGAGCCTGTGCGTACCGAAGAGACCAAGGCCGGTTTCTTCGCCCGTCTCAAACAAGGTTTGTCCAAGACCAGCGCCAGCATTGGCGAGGGCATGGCCAGCCTGTTCCTCGGCAAGAAAATCATCGATGACGAGTTGCTCGAAGACATCGAAACCCGTCTGCTGACCGCCGATGTCGGCGTCGAAGCGACGTCGGTGATCATTCAGCGCCTGACCCAGAAAGTCGCCCGCAAAGAGCTGGCCGATGCCGACGCACTGTACAAATCCCTGCAGGCGGAACTGGCGGCGATGCTCAAGCCCGTCGAACAGCCGCTGAAAATCACCTCACAGAACAAGCCATTCGTGATTCTGGTGGTGGGCGTCAACGGCGCCGGCAAGACCACCACCATCGGCAAGCTGGCGAAGAAGCTGCAACTGGAAGGCAAGAAAGTCATGCTCGCCGCTGGCGACACCTTCCGCGCCGCAGCGGTGGAGCAATTGCAGGTCTGGGGCGAGCGCAACAAGATCCCGGTCATCGCCCAGCACACCGGCGCCGATTCGGCTTCGGTCATCTTCGATGCCGTGCAGGCCGCCAAGGCCCGTGGGGTTGACGTGCTGATCGCCGACACCGCCGGTCGTTTGCACACCAAAGACAACCTGATGGAAGAACTGAAAAAAGTTCGCCGGGTAATCGGCAAACTCGACGCCGATGCGCCGCACGAAGTGCTGTTGGTGCTCGACGCCGGTACCGGCCAGAACGCCATCAACCAGGCCAAGCAATTCAACCAGACCGTCGAACTGACCGGCCTGGCGCTGACCAAACTCGATGGCACCGCCAAGGGCGGGGTGATTTTCGCCCTGGCCAAGCAATTTGGCTTGCCGATTCGCTATATAGGTGTCGGCGAAGGCATCGACGATTTGCGTACTTTTGAAGCAGAACCCTTTGTCCAGGCATTGTTTGCCGAGCGGGAGCGTTCATGA